A genomic region of Chloracidobacterium sp. contains the following coding sequences:
- the miaA gene encoding tRNA (adenosine(37)-N6)-dimethylallyltransferase MiaA → MSQRIYAIAGPTCSGKTALAVELALHLGGEVINFDSVQVYQGIKIATAKPNDEEKRGVPHHLIDYVDPRVNYTAADWARDAAAKIVEVESRGTTPILVGGTGFYLRTLRQPLFDSPKTDATLRERLREIQKRHGAEHLHEMLERVDVDAAHRLEPRDFVRVIRALEVFFQTGERISEKQPHRAAPPEFASRIRLFVLNPPRDELYDKINARTEAHFAAGLVDEVKQLRAAGVRDDTNALGAHAYRRVCEYLRGERDLESAVDQSKQDVRNYAKRQLTWFRREADADWLDGFGADKAVRERLQCLVEAERLS, encoded by the coding sequence GTGTCCCAACGTATCTACGCTATCGCCGGGCCAACGTGTTCGGGCAAGACGGCCCTTGCGGTTGAACTGGCTCTGCATCTCGGCGGTGAGGTCATTAATTTTGATTCCGTTCAGGTATATCAAGGGATCAAGATAGCCACCGCAAAGCCTAACGACGAAGAGAAACGCGGCGTGCCGCATCACCTGATCGATTACGTCGATCCGCGAGTCAATTACACTGCGGCGGACTGGGCGCGAGATGCGGCGGCGAAAATAGTTGAGGTCGAATCGCGGGGGACGACGCCGATACTTGTCGGCGGCACAGGTTTCTATCTTAGAACGCTGCGACAGCCGCTGTTTGACAGTCCGAAGACAGACGCGACGCTGCGTGAGCGGCTGCGTGAGATACAGAAGCGGCACGGGGCCGAGCATCTCCACGAGATGCTGGAACGCGTTGATGTTGACGCGGCTCACAGGCTTGAACCACGGGATTTTGTTCGCGTGATACGTGCGTTGGAGGTCTTTTTCCAAACAGGCGAACGGATAAGTGAAAAACAGCCTCATCGGGCCGCACCGCCCGAATTTGCGTCGCGGATACGGCTCTTCGTGCTCAATCCGCCTCGCGACGAGCTTTACGACAAGATCAACGCACGGACCGAAGCTCATTTTGCTGCCGGGCTGGTGGATGAAGTGAAACAATTGCGTGCGGCAGGCGTTAGAGACGATACCAACGCACTCGGGGCCCATGCCTATCGACGCGTGTGCGAATATTTGCGGGGCGAACGCGACCTTGAGTCAGCCGTCGATCAGTCAAAACAGGACGTTCGCAATTATGCAAAGCGGCAATTGACGTGGTTCAGGCGAGAGGCGGATGCCGATTGGCTGGATGGATTTGGGGCTGACAAAGCTGTGCGGGAACGCCTTCAGTGCCTCGTCGAGGCAGAGCGATTGTCCTGA
- a CDS encoding CPBP family intramembrane metalloprotease yields MPASLLALCGPAVAAWVVTVADSATERRNFVGRLRCWRLPLRWYIAALLLPLAISALRSVSELFLGATGPIQPQPVSTLGLIVFVLVAGEEIGWRGFVLPRLLSRFGRWYSSVILGVIWALWHLPLFYIDGMPQHGNPFAAFIVYTCALSVILTFLAERTRGSVLIATLFHGAVNTFGFTTVAAGPDLRGWSNAVSYGVVAIAIGGLAWGRHHTRSARTSKAA; encoded by the coding sequence TTGCCGGCTAGCCTCCTGGCACTTTGCGGGCCCGCAGTCGCCGCATGGGTCGTGACGGTTGCGGACTCCGCAACGGAGAGAAGAAATTTTGTCGGACGCCTTCGCTGCTGGCGTCTTCCGCTTAGGTGGTACATTGCGGCTCTGCTACTGCCTCTCGCGATCTCGGCGTTGAGGAGTGTCTCAGAGCTGTTCCTTGGAGCTACGGGGCCGATACAACCACAGCCCGTCTCCACACTGGGTCTGATCGTGTTTGTTCTGGTCGCCGGCGAGGAGATTGGGTGGCGAGGCTTCGTATTGCCTCGGCTCCTGAGCCGATTCGGACGTTGGTACTCAAGTGTCATCTTGGGGGTCATCTGGGCCCTCTGGCATCTACCCCTTTTCTACATCGACGGCATGCCTCAGCATGGCAACCCGTTCGCCGCCTTTATTGTTTATACCTGCGCACTTTCTGTGATTCTGACGTTTCTTGCTGAACGTACCCGAGGGAGTGTCCTTATCGCGACTTTGTTTCATGGAGCCGTCAACACATTTGGCTTCACGACTGTGGCCGCTGGGCCGGACCTGAGAGGGTGGTCCAATGCCGTGTCGTACGGGGTCGTCGCAATCGCAATCGGAGGCTTGGCATGGGGTCGACACCACACTCGTTCAGCCAGAACCTCGAAGGCGGCATGA
- a CDS encoding type II restriction endonuclease translates to MIDRKRIGLLALAVMLLLAGHAFGQAAERGLDQGDATELGSRTAKGGFRNEDEIRDKFNSWKTDEDAKKWLAAMNHDLSKIENVLAAKPHGEKADVEVRVKTKAGEKVEGISIKLVSNPNGFNQIDKRWLATYAKMWRMPTDVVAALRLFVGETPPLRSGRDPKRMYLNELDDAARQAVVDFFTTNRDEIVSDLFKGDGTHAASWFMVAFKPAVNTQWTLRNTDDVIKFYGEGKIEITRTGNLKIGRITMQRKGGDGGRETAKMLQFKINPALLFDAK, encoded by the coding sequence ATGATTGATCGCAAGCGTATCGGGCTGCTGGCGTTGGCAGTCATGCTGTTGTTGGCCGGACACGCGTTTGGCCAGGCGGCGGAGCGTGGCTTAGATCAGGGCGATGCGACGGAGTTGGGTTCGCGGACGGCGAAAGGCGGCTTTCGGAATGAGGACGAGATACGGGACAAGTTCAATAGCTGGAAGACGGATGAGGACGCGAAGAAGTGGCTTGCAGCGATGAATCACGACCTAAGTAAAATTGAGAATGTCCTCGCCGCCAAGCCGCATGGTGAAAAGGCTGATGTCGAGGTCCGTGTAAAGACAAAAGCCGGAGAAAAGGTCGAGGGCATCTCGATCAAGCTCGTGAGCAATCCGAATGGCTTTAATCAGATAGATAAACGGTGGCTGGCGACGTATGCAAAGATGTGGCGGATGCCGACGGACGTCGTTGCGGCCTTGAGGCTGTTTGTCGGCGAGACGCCGCCGTTGAGATCAGGCCGTGATCCTAAACGGATGTATCTTAACGAGTTGGATGATGCGGCAAGACAGGCTGTTGTAGATTTCTTTACCACCAACCGAGACGAGATCGTTTCGGACCTGTTCAAGGGTGACGGGACGCATGCCGCGTCGTGGTTCATGGTCGCGTTCAAACCGGCCGTAAATACGCAATGGACGCTGCGTAATACAGACGACGTGATCAAATTCTACGGCGAAGGCAAGATCGAGATCACCCGCACCGGCAACCTAAAGATCGGCCGTATCACTATGCAGCGAAAGGGCGGCGACGGTGGCCGCGAGACGGCCAAAATGCTGCAGTTCAAGATAAATCCCGCACTGTTATTTGACGCAAAATGA
- the hfq gene encoding RNA chaperone Hfq, with amino-acid sequence MEKQAAQNIQDAFLNSARRERVNVVIHLLQGATVAGRIKSFDKFSVLLDVGGPDVLIFKHAISSISHERRPAPEPPAS; translated from the coding sequence ATGGAAAAGCAGGCTGCCCAGAATATTCAGGATGCCTTTTTGAACTCGGCCCGGCGCGAACGGGTCAATGTCGTGATCCATCTGCTTCAGGGCGCAACGGTCGCCGGGCGGATCAAGAGCTTTGATAAGTTCTCGGTCCTGCTCGATGTCGGCGGCCCTGACGTGCTGATATTCAAACACGCGATCTCCTCAATATCACACGAGCGTCGCCCCGCTCCGGAGCCCCCGGCCAGTTGA
- a CDS encoding DNA polymerase III subunit delta', translating into MFSDLIGNEQAKLRLHRLLGAGRLPNSLLFAGDEGVGKRQFALAIAKAFLCKTPEAGEGCGNCPVCSRIPMFVFPKPDDKDAHKRVIFSKHPDVGIVVPYNRNILVDAVRHLEAEANFRPFEGQVRFFVIDDADKMNDAASNALLKTLEEPAPTSYIFLVTSRPDALLPTIRSRCQILRFAPVETEMIERFLVEDRAFPVDEARLAARLSRGSVGRALAVKVEEFRERRSKMLDVIRNAITAGDNAAMIRFSEGLNDAKNKERFEENLDILESVIHDVWRLRYGGEASQIVNGDIAIGIAEMAERSGRADLASWLADIEELRRNLSVNINRRVATDALFTAMAAGKV; encoded by the coding sequence ATGTTTAGCGACCTTATAGGGAATGAGCAGGCCAAACTCCGTTTGCACCGGCTGCTGGGTGCCGGGCGATTGCCGAATTCACTGCTTTTTGCCGGTGACGAAGGGGTCGGTAAACGGCAGTTTGCCTTGGCGATCGCCAAGGCGTTCCTATGCAAGACGCCGGAGGCCGGCGAGGGCTGCGGTAATTGTCCCGTCTGTTCCCGTATCCCGATGTTCGTCTTTCCCAAGCCGGATGACAAAGACGCTCACAAGCGGGTTATCTTTAGCAAGCATCCCGATGTTGGCATCGTGGTGCCATACAACCGGAACATCCTCGTTGATGCCGTCCGCCATCTGGAGGCGGAAGCGAACTTCAGGCCTTTCGAGGGGCAAGTACGCTTTTTTGTCATTGATGATGCTGACAAGATGAATGATGCGGCATCGAATGCGCTCCTAAAGACACTCGAGGAACCGGCGCCGACGTCATACATCTTTCTCGTGACCTCCCGGCCTGATGCGTTGCTGCCGACCATTCGCTCACGCTGCCAAATACTTCGGTTTGCTCCGGTCGAGACCGAGATGATCGAGCGGTTCCTGGTCGAGGATCGGGCTTTCCCGGTTGATGAGGCACGACTCGCGGCCCGCCTGTCGAGAGGCAGCGTCGGACGGGCACTTGCGGTCAAGGTCGAGGAGTTTCGCGAGCGACGGAGCAAGATGCTCGATGTCATTCGCAATGCGATCACAGCCGGTGACAACGCAGCGATGATCCGCTTCTCTGAGGGGCTGAACGACGCGAAGAACAAGGAACGATTTGAGGAAAACCTTGATATTCTGGAATCGGTCATTCACGATGTATGGAGGCTGCGGTACGGCGGCGAGGCGTCGCAGATCGTCAATGGCGATATCGCCATCGGCATTGCGGAGATGGCAGAACGCTCCGGCCGCGCCGACCTTGCGTCATGGCTCGCGGATATTGAAGAGCTTAGGCGAAATTTGTCGGTGAATATCAATAGACGCGTTGCGACGGACGCATTATTTACCGCCATGGCCGCCGGCAAAGTCTGA
- a CDS encoding type II toxin-antitoxin system VapB family antitoxin encodes MATNLALDPSLIDRALTLSGERSKKAAVTLALKEFIARREQKRITKLLGRLEWDERFDHKAERTRR; translated from the coding sequence ATGGCCACGAATCTTGCATTAGATCCGAGCTTAATAGACCGGGCACTCACCCTGAGCGGTGAGCGCTCGAAGAAGGCGGCTGTAACGCTCGCCCTCAAAGAGTTTATTGCCCGCCGCGAGCAGAAACGCATCACCAAGCTATTAGGCCGGCTCGAATGGGATGAGCGTTTTGATCACAAGGCCGAGCGCACTCGTCGGTGA
- a CDS encoding four helix bundle protein, with translation MKYSTFEDLPVWKAAIDFAVRVFEFTEKVDFRGLGDTKNQLERAALSISNNMAEGFERGTTAELINFLYIARGSAGESRSMLRLCEQQSRFSDLRSEISNLIGKAVNISKQLHGWIDSLKNSDIKGVKFYNEKEKARRRRSKEDEEFDREMAEFKARHENWLIRRQTDPNAIL, from the coding sequence ATGAAGTATTCAACATTCGAAGACCTTCCTGTCTGGAAAGCGGCGATCGATTTTGCCGTGAGGGTCTTCGAATTCACGGAGAAAGTTGATTTCCGAGGTTTAGGAGATACCAAAAATCAACTTGAGCGGGCAGCCTTGTCGATCTCGAACAACATGGCCGAAGGATTTGAACGAGGCACAACGGCTGAATTGATAAACTTCCTCTACATCGCCCGCGGTTCTGCAGGTGAGTCCCGGTCCATGCTGCGGCTGTGCGAGCAGCAAAGCCGCTTCTCAGATCTCAGATCTGAAATTTCAAATTTGATCGGCAAAGCCGTCAATATCTCAAAACAACTGCACGGTTGGATAGACTCGCTGAAGAATTCGGATATCAAAGGTGTTAAATTCTACAACGAAAAAGAAAAGGCGCGACGGAGACGGTCGAAAGAAGACGAAGAATTCGACCGCGAGATGGCCGAGTTCAAAGCGAGGCATGAAAATTGGCTGATCCGGCGGCAGACGGACCCGAACGCGATACTTTAA
- a CDS encoding integron integrase, with protein MSDPPKLLDRVRNVMRVRHLSHKTERAYVGYIREYILFHNKRHPKDMGVTEVRDYLTHLAVDRNVAASTQNVAFNAILFLYKQVLEIELPVIEGVLRAKRPARLPTVFTPKEAKDIINELEGPTKLIVGLLYGSGLRLSEALRLRVKDVEFEMGQIIVRDGKGAKDRTTMLPKALSEDLRRHLERVKLLHEEDLSHGFGSVLLPYALKAKYPKVDKEFAWTYVFPSAKLSPTREDGVVRRHHTAESTPQQAVKRALEKLRIYKHANCHTFRHSFATHLLEDHYDIRTVQELLGHKDVRTTQIYTHVMQNKNFVRSPLDD; from the coding sequence ATGTCAGATCCGCCAAAATTACTTGACCGCGTTCGAAATGTGATGCGGGTTAGGCATCTGAGCCACAAGACAGAACGGGCATATGTTGGATATATTCGCGAGTATATACTTTTTCACAATAAAAGACATCCGAAAGACATGGGCGTGACCGAGGTGCGGGACTATCTGACACATCTGGCCGTGGACAGGAATGTTGCCGCTTCAACTCAGAACGTGGCGTTTAACGCCATCTTATTTCTTTACAAGCAGGTTTTAGAGATCGAACTTCCGGTCATTGAGGGCGTTTTACGCGCCAAACGGCCCGCGCGTCTGCCGACGGTTTTTACGCCGAAAGAGGCAAAGGACATTATTAACGAGCTGGAAGGGCCGACAAAGTTGATCGTTGGTCTGCTATACGGAAGCGGTTTGCGTCTGAGCGAGGCGCTGCGGCTAAGGGTAAAGGATGTCGAGTTTGAAATGGGCCAGATCATCGTGCGTGACGGTAAAGGTGCCAAAGACAGAACCACAATGTTGCCTAAAGCCCTCAGCGAAGATCTGCGGCGGCATTTGGAGCGCGTAAAATTGCTTCACGAAGAAGATCTGTCGCACGGATTCGGGTCTGTATTGTTGCCGTACGCGCTAAAGGCCAAATACCCTAAAGTCGATAAAGAGTTTGCGTGGACGTACGTGTTTCCTTCCGCGAAGCTTTCACCGACGCGCGAGGATGGCGTCGTCAGGCGGCATCATACCGCAGAAAGCACTCCGCAGCAGGCTGTAAAACGGGCTCTCGAAAAACTACGGATCTACAAACACGCAAATTGTCATACCTTTCGCCACAGTTTCGCAACACATCTGCTCGAAGATCATTATGATATTCGCACCGTTCAGGAACTTCTCGGCCACAAGGATGTGCGGACCACTCAGATCTATACTCACGTGATGCAAAATAAAAACTTCGTCCGGAGTCCGCTCGATGATTGA
- the tmk gene encoding dTMP kinase, with the protein MKGRFITLEGIDGSGKSTQMGMLAATVRERAYDVVTTCEPGGTPLGVALRAAFLETTETVAPMAELLSFAADRAQHVEQLIRPSLAAGKIVISDRYADATFAYQGAGRGFSEDKVKQVIELATDGLRPDLTLFFDIPVETAIVRMAGRDEGHTKRNRMDDETAEFYSRVRDAYLGIAEREPGRFKVVDALGTPVEIHERAANVVLTMLDV; encoded by the coding sequence TTGAAAGGTAGATTTATCACGCTCGAGGGCATCGACGGCAGCGGCAAATCCACGCAGATGGGAATGCTGGCGGCTACGGTGCGCGAGCGCGCCTATGATGTTGTGACAACGTGTGAGCCGGGCGGCACGCCGTTGGGAGTGGCATTGCGGGCGGCATTTCTTGAGACGACCGAGACGGTGGCTCCGATGGCGGAGTTGCTGTCCTTTGCCGCGGACCGTGCCCAGCATGTCGAGCAGCTGATCAGGCCGTCGCTGGCCGCGGGCAAGATCGTCATCTCTGATCGCTACGCTGACGCCACGTTTGCGTATCAGGGAGCAGGCCGCGGCTTTTCTGAGGACAAGGTCAAGCAGGTGATCGAATTGGCGACGGACGGCCTGAGGCCGGACCTGACCTTGTTCTTCGATATTCCGGTCGAGACAGCGATCGTGAGGATGGCAGGCCGCGACGAGGGCCATACGAAGCGGAATCGCATGGACGATGAGACCGCCGAATTTTATTCTCGCGTTCGTGATGCCTATCTCGGCATTGCAGAACGCGAACCGGGCCGCTTCAAGGTCGTTGACGCCTTAGGAACGCCGGTTGAGATCCACGAACGAGCGGCCAATGTCGTTCTCACCATGCTCGATGTTTAG
- a CDS encoding PIN domain-containing protein — translation MSLFVDTSVWSLALRRDAPPDDPKVGMLRKALLGGETIVTAGIVLQELLQGFSGPKDQARIIEHFQALPIISPSRETHIQAAMLRNKCRRDGVQLGTIDALLAQLCIEHDLAMLTTDNDFVHAARFIPLQLAL, via the coding sequence GTGAGCCTTTTTGTCGATACCAGCGTCTGGTCACTCGCGCTTCGCCGTGATGCTCCGCCCGACGATCCAAAGGTTGGCATGCTTCGCAAGGCCCTGCTTGGCGGAGAGACCATTGTAACCGCGGGCATAGTTCTTCAGGAACTATTGCAAGGTTTCAGTGGGCCGAAGGATCAGGCCCGAATTATCGAGCATTTTCAGGCGTTGCCGATAATTAGTCCAAGTCGTGAGACTCACATCCAGGCGGCAATGCTCCGCAATAAGTGTCGGCGCGACGGCGTCCAGCTGGGAACTATCGATGCCCTTTTGGCCCAGCTTTGCATAGAACATGACCTTGCGATGCTGACCACGGACAATGACTTTGTGCACGCGGCGCGCTTCATTCCGCTGCAACTCGCACTTTGA
- the rseP gene encoding RIP metalloprotease RseP — MSDILISILAILFVLGVAINIHELGHFFVAKFFGMRVEAYSFFGLGPRLFGIKVGHTDYRVSAIPLGAYVKLYGDESNAGLEGKDDTTEPVPEGELYELRPRWQKFLVMLGGPFMNIVLALAIPFGLALAYGVPSNPAPIVGFVKPGGAADVAGIKPGDRIVGFAGIESPSWDRIEDEALLIPEKQVPIIVERAGQRTDLTIAPTKVTEKGQSGGFLEMTPDAGTEPVVVGSIDPTMPAASSGIQKGDWITSVNGKPIRNSQEMKTLIGEAKDQPINLVINRGGQRVEIATNAVQKDEDWRIGIAFDPTLMNTRDSVGIVGAAVWSVDQNLRILRMTGRALGQVGSGERSARDTVSGPIGIGQIIVTTVFASGFLGLLSVLMAISLSLGVMNLLPIPMLDGGQIMVLGIEKVMSWFGKTLSLVARERIQLTGLAIVLLLMVTVMFFDVSRLIGK; from the coding sequence ATGAGCGATATCCTTATTTCGATTCTTGCGATACTTTTTGTGCTCGGCGTGGCGATCAATATCCACGAGCTCGGCCACTTTTTCGTCGCGAAATTCTTTGGCATGCGCGTTGAGGCGTATTCGTTTTTCGGCCTTGGCCCACGGCTGTTTGGCATCAAGGTCGGCCACACCGACTATCGCGTCTCAGCCATACCGCTCGGGGCCTACGTAAAGCTCTACGGCGACGAATCCAACGCCGGGCTCGAAGGCAAAGACGATACCACCGAGCCGGTGCCCGAAGGTGAGCTTTACGAGCTTCGTCCGCGATGGCAAAAATTCCTCGTGATGCTCGGGGGGCCGTTTATGAATATCGTACTGGCGTTGGCGATACCGTTCGGCCTCGCCCTCGCGTATGGTGTTCCGTCAAATCCGGCACCGATCGTCGGCTTTGTAAAGCCCGGCGGCGCAGCCGATGTGGCGGGCATCAAGCCAGGCGACAGGATCGTTGGCTTTGCCGGGATCGAAAGCCCCTCGTGGGACCGCATCGAGGACGAGGCTCTCCTCATCCCCGAAAAGCAGGTTCCGATCATAGTCGAGCGCGCCGGACAGCGGACTGATCTCACGATTGCGCCAACCAAGGTCACCGAAAAGGGTCAATCGGGCGGTTTCCTCGAAATGACGCCGGACGCCGGCACCGAGCCTGTCGTCGTCGGAAGTATCGATCCGACGATGCCCGCTGCGTCGTCAGGCATTCAAAAGGGCGACTGGATCACATCGGTCAACGGAAAGCCCATTCGCAACAGCCAGGAGATGAAAACGCTCATCGGCGAGGCAAAGGACCAGCCGATCAACCTTGTGATCAATCGCGGCGGACAGCGTGTTGAGATCGCGACGAACGCCGTGCAAAAGGACGAAGACTGGCGTATCGGTATTGCTTTCGACCCAACACTGATGAACACCCGCGACAGCGTCGGCATCGTCGGCGCGGCTGTATGGTCGGTGGACCAGAATTTGCGGATCCTGCGTATGACCGGCCGGGCACTGGGCCAGGTCGGCTCGGGTGAGCGTTCGGCACGCGACACCGTATCGGGCCCGATCGGCATCGGCCAGATCATTGTGACGACGGTATTCGCCAGCGGATTTCTCGGCCTGCTGTCGGTGCTGATGGCAATTTCATTGAGCCTCGGCGTGATGAACCTACTGCCGATCCCGATGCTCGACGGCGGCCAGATCATGGTGCTCGGCATCGAGAAAGTGATGTCCTGGTTCGGCAAGACCTTGTCACTGGTCGCACGCGAACGCATCCAGCTTACAGGCCTCGCGATCGTCCTCCTGCTGATGGTGACCGTGATGTTCTTTGACGTGTCGCGGTTGATAGGAAAGTGA
- the ispG gene encoding flavodoxin-dependent (E)-4-hydroxy-3-methylbut-2-enyl-diphosphate synthase, translated as MGRNTRTVKVRDIHIGGGAPVAVQSMTKTDTTDVDGTIKQIEEMVEAGCEIVRIAVPDDDAAAAMYEIRKRTEVPIVADIHFHYKLALKALDAGIDKLRINPGNIGSIDRVREVVRAAEARKVPIRIGVNGGSLEKDLLKKYGSATPEAMVESGMRHIRILEDLGFSDTIISLKASDVNRMVAAYRLMAGKVDYPLHLGVTEAGTPFGGTIKSAIGLGILLHEGIGDTIRVSLAAEPHEEVRVAWEILKSLELRKRGVTVVACPTCGRLDIDNFVEIVTEVERRLAHVEEPLHLSIMGCAVNGPGEAHDSQLGITFGRNVGMIFKDGVPMRRVAGDDIVEEFVKEVELLRKQGSNATPAAAEKPLVQIT; from the coding sequence ATGGGACGAAATACAAGAACAGTCAAGGTCCGTGACATCCATATCGGCGGTGGTGCACCCGTGGCTGTGCAGTCGATGACAAAGACTGACACGACCGATGTTGACGGCACCATCAAGCAGATCGAGGAAATGGTCGAGGCAGGGTGTGAGATCGTTCGCATCGCCGTGCCCGATGACGACGCGGCGGCGGCGATGTATGAGATCCGTAAACGCACCGAGGTGCCGATCGTTGCGGACATACATTTTCATTACAAGCTCGCCTTGAAAGCCCTTGACGCGGGCATCGACAAGCTTCGCATCAATCCCGGCAACATCGGCTCGATCGACCGTGTTCGCGAGGTCGTGCGGGCAGCAGAGGCGAGGAAAGTGCCGATTCGCATTGGCGTGAATGGCGGTTCGCTCGAAAAGGACCTGCTCAAGAAATATGGCTCGGCGACGCCCGAGGCGATGGTCGAGAGTGGCATGCGGCACATCCGCATCCTTGAGGACCTCGGCTTTTCCGACACGATCATCTCATTGAAGGCGTCTGACGTTAACCGGATGGTCGCCGCCTATCGGCTGATGGCAGGAAAGGTCGATTATCCACTGCACCTGGGTGTGACCGAAGCCGGCACGCCGTTTGGCGGCACGATCAAATCGGCGATCGGCTTAGGCATCCTTCTGCACGAGGGCATCGGCGACACGATCCGCGTCTCGCTGGCCGCCGAGCCGCACGAGGAGGTTCGAGTCGCGTGGGAAATACTCAAATCTCTCGAACTCCGCAAACGAGGCGTAACCGTCGTCGCGTGTCCAACCTGCGGACGGCTCGATATCGACAACTTCGTCGAGATAGTAACCGAGGTCGAACGCCGCCTCGCTCATGTAGAAGAGCCGCTCCATCTATCGATCATGGGCTGCGCGGTAAATGGCCCCGGCGAAGCACACGACAGCCAGCTTGGCATCACATTCGGCCGCAATGTAGGGATGATATTCAAGGACGGCGTTCCGATGCGCCGTGTCGCCGGAGACGATATCGTGGAAGAGTTTGTCAAAGAGGTCGAACTGTTGCGCAAACAAGGTTCGAATGCCACGCCGGCGGCCGCCGAAAAACCGCTCGTCCAGATCACGTAA
- a CDS encoding DsbA family protein, whose protein sequence is MKNLLLSHTLFPAGIFLALLLGVLPAFAQTNGQTSATPASSPIPATERAKIESVIREYLLNNPAILREMIDALRVKEEREKAEAASASLTRLRPQILNDADSPTGGNPDGDLTIVAFFDYNCGYCRSNLPVVRALVERDKKLRVIYKELPILGPQSEKAALAALAAHRQGKYEAFHDALFAGRAVSDASIKAISDRLGLDHTRLTKDMADPKTLAAINRNKALAQVLGINGTPAYIIGTQIIPGAPTDETLETVITEERAKLPRAANEKPSSGPEQN, encoded by the coding sequence ATGAAGAATCTCTTGCTTTCTCATACGCTGTTTCCTGCGGGGATATTCCTGGCCCTGCTATTGGGTGTGTTGCCCGCATTCGCTCAAACGAATGGCCAGACATCTGCAACGCCGGCCTCGTCGCCTATTCCCGCCACTGAACGAGCCAAGATCGAAAGCGTGATCCGCGAATATCTGCTCAATAATCCCGCTATCCTGCGCGAGATGATCGATGCGTTGCGGGTCAAAGAGGAGCGTGAAAAGGCAGAGGCGGCATCGGCTAGTCTGACCAGGCTGCGGCCGCAGATACTGAATGATGCCGATTCGCCGACAGGCGGCAACCCGGACGGCGACCTTACGATCGTCGCCTTCTTTGACTACAACTGCGGTTACTGCCGCAGTAATCTGCCCGTGGTCCGCGCGCTGGTCGAGCGCGACAAGAAGCTCCGCGTAATTTATAAGGAACTACCGATACTCGGCCCGCAGTCCGAGAAAGCCGCTCTCGCCGCGCTCGCTGCACATCGACAGGGCAAGTACGAAGCGTTTCACGACGCGCTCTTCGCCGGCCGCGCGGTCAGCGATGCCTCCATCAAGGCAATTTCCGACCGCCTCGGCCTCGATCATACTCGGCTTACCAAGGACATGGCCGACCCAAAGACCTTAGCCGCCATCAATCGCAACAAGGCCCTGGCTCAGGTCCTCGGTATTAACGGAACGCCCGCATACATCATCGGCACACAGATCATTCCCGGCGCACCAACCGACGAAACCCTCGAAACCGTGATCACCGAGGAGCGGGCAAAGCTCCCAAGAGCAGCAAACGAAAAGCCGTCGAGCGGCCCTGAGCAGAATTAG
- a CDS encoding DUF2752 domain-containing protein, whose product MQLQENFPGFGISPTVERVTAGAAVFGGAVGAGYVAAFDPAQSTFFPLCPLYSMTGFACPGCGLTRGFHALFHGDVIPAIDFNLLVPFWAVIFGYVGVSLLLTAIRGRGLPMWPTSPKFLAGFVIVLLVFGVLRNLPWWPLTILYP is encoded by the coding sequence ATGCAGCTGCAGGAGAATTTTCCTGGATTTGGCATATCGCCCACGGTCGAACGCGTGACGGCGGGCGCGGCTGTGTTCGGCGGTGCGGTGGGAGCCGGCTATGTTGCCGCATTCGATCCGGCCCAGTCGACTTTCTTTCCTCTCTGCCCACTGTATTCGATGACCGGCTTTGCCTGCCCGGGCTGTGGACTCACCCGAGGATTTCACGCCCTCTTTCATGGCGATGTCATTCCGGCGATCGACTTTAACCTGCTCGTGCCGTTCTGGGCGGTGATATTTGGCTATGTCGGAGTATCGCTGCTGCTCACGGCCATTCGCGGCCGCGGGCTGCCGATGTGGCCAACATCTCCGAAGTTCCTGGCCGGCTTTGTGATCGTGCTCCTTGTCTTTGGCGTGCTGCGAAACCTGCCGTGGTGGCCGTTGACGATCCTTTATCCATAG